The DNA window CCTCATGGCGATTGAGGACCGCATCGACCTCTCCGAACGGGGCCACGACACGCTGGAGAAGAAGCGTGACGGCCTCATCATGGAGTTCATGGACATCCTCGACCAGGCACAGGACGTACGCTCCGGGCTGGAAGAGGATTACCAGCGCGCACAACAGACCATCAACATGGCCCGCGCGATGGAGGGCGACGTCGCAGTTCGCGGTGCCGCCGCCGCGCTGCAGGAACACCCCGAAATCACGACCGAGTCGAAGAACATCATGGGCGTCGTCGTCCCGCAAATCGAGTCCTCGAAGGTCAAAAAGTCACTCGACGAGCGGGGCTACGGTGTCCTCGGAACGAGCGCGCGCATCGACGAGACCGCGGACGCCTACGAGGAACTGCTCGAAAGCATCATCCTCGCCGCGGAAGTCGAAACCGCGATGAAGAAGATGCTGACCGAAATCGAGACGACGAAGCGGCGTGTCAACGCGCTCGAATTCAAACTGCTCCCGGAACTCCACGAAGCCCAGGACTACATCGAGCAGAAACTCGAAGAACAGGAGCGAGAAGAGATCTTCCGAATGAAGAAGATCAAGGCCAAGAAGGAAGAAGAAGAGCGGGCCGAGAAGGAAGCCCGCGAACCGGAGATGGCGGAAGGCGAAGTCGTCGTCACGAGCTAACACCAATATTTTCTTGCTGCGGTTTGGGGAAGTAGAAAGCGGTGCGTTTCGAGTCGATGAAGTGGACGTCGAAGGTCACGGCATCCCCGACTCTCCATCCGAAACGACGCCCTTGGAGAGACGGAAGTCTGAGGGAAACCGAACGCGATTCGAATTTCAGCTTCAAAAAGTGACGTACCGATACGAAGGTCACGCGAAGCGTTGGAAGCTGTCGTGTCGTCGAGAGAAATAGCCGAAGCGAAAACGCGACCGATGTCCT is part of the Haladaptatus paucihalophilus DX253 genome and encodes:
- a CDS encoding V-type ATP synthase subunit D encodes the protein MAKDVKPTRKNLMAIEDRIDLSERGHDTLEKKRDGLIMEFMDILDQAQDVRSGLEEDYQRAQQTINMARAMEGDVAVRGAAAALQEHPEITTESKNIMGVVVPQIESSKVKKSLDERGYGVLGTSARIDETADAYEELLESIILAAEVETAMKKMLTEIETTKRRVNALEFKLLPELHEAQDYIEQKLEEQEREEIFRMKKIKAKKEEEERAEKEAREPEMAEGEVVVTS